A window of Deltaproteobacteria bacterium contains these coding sequences:
- the pstA gene encoding phosphate ABC transporter permease PstA yields MSQTTQPGSQPPTPIAASRSRAPERAFVWLCRLCIAIPLVMLVTLIADVAIDGAARLDWDFVRGLPSRRAERAGIWPALVGSVYLIGLTIALALPAGVGAALYLEEYGKRNRLAGLIEVNIANLAGVPSVIYGLLGLGLFVRGLGMGASLLAGACTMALLVLPIVIMASREALRTVPQPLREAGLALGATRWQVTRQIVLPMALPGILTGSILAVSRAIGETAPLIVVGAVVYITFLPDGLSSQFTALPIQIFHWTSMPQRAFLVNAAAGIVVLLATLLALNAVAIFLRNKYQRRSA; encoded by the coding sequence ATGTCGCAGACGACGCAACCCGGCAGCCAGCCCCCCACGCCGATCGCGGCGTCCCGCAGTCGCGCTCCCGAACGCGCGTTCGTGTGGCTGTGCCGGCTGTGCATCGCCATCCCGCTGGTCATGCTCGTGACCCTGATCGCCGACGTCGCGATCGACGGCGCCGCGCGGTTGGATTGGGACTTCGTGCGCGGATTGCCGTCTCGACGTGCGGAGCGCGCCGGGATCTGGCCCGCGTTGGTCGGCAGCGTGTACCTGATCGGACTTACGATCGCGCTCGCGCTGCCGGCCGGCGTCGGCGCGGCCCTCTATCTGGAGGAGTACGGCAAGCGCAATCGGTTGGCCGGACTGATCGAAGTGAACATCGCCAACCTTGCCGGCGTTCCATCGGTCATCTACGGACTACTCGGTCTCGGGTTGTTCGTCCGCGGGCTCGGCATGGGCGCGAGCCTGCTCGCCGGCGCGTGCACGATGGCGCTTCTCGTCCTGCCGATCGTCATCATGGCGTCGCGCGAAGCCCTGCGCACGGTGCCGCAACCGCTGCGCGAAGCGGGCCTGGCGCTCGGCGCGACCCGCTGGCAGGTCACCCGCCAGATCGTGTTGCCGATGGCGCTGCCGGGCATCCTGACCGGGTCGATCTTGGCCGTGTCGCGCGCCATCGGCGAGACCGCGCCGCTCATCGTCGTCGGCGCGGTCGTCTACATCACGTTCTTGCCGGACGGGCTGTCGTCACAGTTCACGGCGCTGCCGATCCAGATCTTCCACTGGACGTCGATGCCCCAGCGCGCGTTCCTCGTCAACGCCGCCGCCGGGATCGTCGTCTTGCTCGCCACACTGCTCGCACTCAACGCCGTCGCGATCTTCCTTCGCAACAAGTACCAGAGGCGATCCGCGTGA
- the pstB gene encoding phosphate ABC transporter ATP-binding protein, protein MTTSPTRSEASAAAPPAPAPKLRTRDLSAWFGSKQVLHGVSMDIPERRVTAIIGPSGCGKSTFIRTLNRMHELVPIARLSGTVELDGQDIYAADVDPVLLRRRVGMVFQKPNPFPTMSIRDNVLAGLRLTGRLSNARADEVVERALRQAALWDEVADRLHDHAGGLSGGQQQRLCIARSLAVEPDVLLMDEPCSALDPIATARIEELLHHLRKTYTIVIVTHNMQQATRVSDRTAFFLHGQLIEYGDTDRLFTSPRDTRTEDYITGKFG, encoded by the coding sequence GTGACCACCTCCCCTACACGATCCGAGGCGAGCGCGGCCGCACCGCCGGCCCCCGCCCCCAAACTGCGAACGCGCGATCTCAGCGCCTGGTTCGGCAGCAAGCAGGTGCTGCACGGCGTGTCGATGGACATTCCGGAACGCCGGGTCACCGCCATCATCGGCCCCTCCGGCTGTGGCAAGTCGACGTTCATCCGCACGCTGAACCGGATGCACGAGCTGGTTCCGATCGCGCGGCTGTCCGGCACGGTCGAACTCGACGGCCAGGACATCTACGCGGCCGACGTCGACCCGGTTTTGCTGCGCCGCCGCGTCGGCATGGTGTTCCAGAAGCCGAACCCGTTTCCGACGATGTCCATCCGAGACAACGTGCTGGCGGGGCTTCGGCTCACGGGCAGGCTGTCGAACGCCCGCGCAGACGAAGTCGTCGAGCGCGCGCTGCGGCAGGCCGCGCTGTGGGACGAGGTCGCCGATCGACTTCACGACCACGCCGGCGGCCTGTCCGGCGGCCAGCAGCAGCGCCTGTGTATCGCGCGGTCGCTGGCCGTCGAACCGGACGTGTTGCTCATGGACGAGCCGTGCTCGGCGCTCGATCCGATCGCGACGGCGCGGATCGAGGAGCTGTTGCATCACTTACGAAAGACGTACACGATCGTGATCGTGACCCACAACATGCAGCAGGCCACGCGCGTGTCAGACCGCACCGCGTTCTTTCTGCACGGCCAGCTCATCGAGTACGGCGACACGGACCGGCTGTTCACGTCGCCGCGCGACACCCGCACCGAGGATTACATCACCGGAAAATTTGGATGA
- the pstC gene encoding phosphate ABC transporter permease subunit PstC, with product MPLREVAIEWLLLAAAALSIFVTVGILGVLAFETIAFFREVSFAEFFGDTQWTPLFADKHFGVWPLVSGTVLTAGIAIAVALPFGLLTAVYLSEYASERERRILKPTLEILAGIPTIVYGYFALVFVTPLLQRIVPDLAGFNALAPGIVMGIMIMPMISSLSEDAIYAVPQRLREGALALGATKLATTWRVTVPAAMSGITAALTLAISRAIGETMIVTVAAGQRPTLTLDPRVPIETMTAYIVSVAKGDTPSGTLEYRTIFAVGTALFAMTFAMNILSHRMTRRLRAAYA from the coding sequence ATCCCGCTGCGCGAGGTCGCCATCGAGTGGCTGCTGCTGGCGGCGGCGGCGCTGTCCATCTTCGTCACCGTCGGCATCCTCGGCGTCCTCGCGTTCGAGACCATTGCGTTCTTTCGCGAGGTGTCGTTTGCCGAGTTCTTCGGCGACACGCAGTGGACGCCACTTTTTGCCGACAAGCACTTCGGCGTCTGGCCACTCGTATCGGGGACGGTGCTCACCGCGGGGATCGCCATCGCGGTGGCGTTGCCGTTCGGCCTGCTGACGGCGGTCTACCTCAGCGAGTACGCCTCGGAGCGCGAGCGGCGCATCCTCAAGCCGACGCTCGAGATCCTGGCCGGCATTCCGACGATCGTGTACGGCTACTTCGCTCTCGTGTTCGTCACGCCGCTGCTTCAGCGGATCGTGCCGGATCTGGCCGGCTTCAACGCCCTCGCTCCGGGCATCGTGATGGGGATCATGATCATGCCGATGATCTCGTCGCTCAGCGAAGACGCCATCTACGCGGTGCCGCAGCGGCTGCGCGAGGGTGCGCTCGCGCTCGGCGCGACGAAGCTGGCGACCACCTGGCGCGTCACCGTGCCGGCTGCGATGTCCGGGATCACGGCGGCGCTCACTCTCGCGATCTCGCGTGCGATCGGCGAGACGATGATCGTGACGGTCGCGGCCGGCCAGCGGCCGACGCTTACGCTCGACCCGCGCGTCCCGATCGAGACGATGACCGCGTACATCGTGTCGGTGGCCAAGGGGGACACGCCCTCGGGCACGCTCGAGTATCGGACGATCTTCGCGGTCGGAACGGCGCTGTTCGCGATGACCTTCGCGATGAACATCCTCAGCCACCGCATGACGCGGCGCTTGCGCGCTGCATACGCCTGA
- a CDS encoding PstS family phosphate ABC transporter substrate-binding protein, with translation MRTKRNRLAPGFAIAAAAALIALPACSSKHDAGNQASGGGAHASGAASAGVIKIDGSSTVFPITQAVAEEYQADRGGRVTVGVSGTGGGFKKFCRGETSLSGASRPITKTEIDLCAKNGIDWIELPIAYDGIAVVVNPKNDWVDRLTVAELKTMWEPAAQGKVTKWSHVRTGWPDRDLHLFGPGVDSGTYDYFTKAIVGTEHASRGDFTSSEDDNVLVQGVTTDENALGYFGYAYYIENKDRLKVVPIDDGNPDNGAGPIAPSVDTIANSTYQPLSRPIFLYVSKPASQRPEVDQFVTYFLDHAHDLVEEVGYVPLPAAAMDLVKARYKARTTGSLFTGGSKVGVSVQDLLKTP, from the coding sequence ATGCGTACGAAGAGAAACCGATTGGCACCAGGGTTCGCGATCGCCGCGGCCGCGGCCCTGATCGCCCTGCCGGCGTGCAGCAGCAAACACGACGCCGGCAACCAGGCCAGCGGCGGGGGCGCGCACGCGTCGGGCGCCGCGTCCGCGGGCGTGATCAAAATCGACGGATCGAGCACCGTGTTTCCCATCACCCAGGCGGTCGCCGAGGAGTATCAGGCCGACCGCGGCGGCCGCGTCACCGTCGGCGTGTCCGGCACCGGCGGCGGGTTCAAGAAGTTCTGCCGCGGCGAGACCTCGCTGTCCGGCGCGTCTCGGCCGATCACGAAGACCGAGATCGATCTGTGCGCCAAAAACGGCATCGACTGGATCGAGCTGCCGATCGCCTACGACGGCATCGCGGTGGTCGTGAACCCGAAAAACGACTGGGTCGACCGCCTGACCGTCGCCGAACTCAAGACGATGTGGGAACCGGCCGCGCAGGGCAAGGTGACGAAGTGGAGCCACGTTCGCACCGGTTGGCCCGACCGCGATCTGCACCTGTTTGGCCCCGGCGTCGACTCCGGCACGTACGACTACTTCACCAAGGCGATCGTCGGAACGGAGCACGCGAGCCGCGGCGACTTCACGTCGTCCGAGGACGACAACGTGCTCGTCCAGGGCGTCACGACCGACGAAAACGCACTCGGTTACTTCGGCTACGCGTACTACATCGAAAACAAAGACCGGCTCAAGGTCGTCCCCATCGACGACGGCAACCCCGACAACGGCGCGGGCCCCATCGCGCCGAGCGTCGACACCATCGCGAACTCGACCTACCAGCCGCTGTCCCGACCGATCTTCTTGTACGTGTCGAAGCCGGCGTCACAGCGCCCCGAAGTCGACCAGTTCGTCACCTACTTTCTCGACCACGCCCACGATCTCGTCGAGGAGGTCGGCTACGTTCCGCTGCCCGCCGCCGCGATGGACCTCGTCAAGGCCCGCTACAAGGCCCGCACCACCGGGTCGCTGTTCACGGGCGGGTCGAAGGTCGGCGTGTCCGTGCAGGATCTGCTGAAAACGCCGTGA